The sequence TCCTGTGAGTTCACCTGAGAACACCTGTCCTGCTGCCACGGCAACGCtgacgatggatggatggatggatggatggatggatggatggatggatggatggatgattgatTCATATCTTTATGTTTGTCAGGAGAAGGACAACGCCAACACTCTGAATAAATACAGCCATAACTTCTTCGGCCTCTACTGCACCTGCCGCCGGCCGTACCCTGACCCTGATGACCAGGTGAGACCACCTGGAGCTCACCTGTTCACCAGCTGAGCCATGACTCCATGTCTCACTGTGATTGGCTGCTTATGTCCAGGTGGAGGATGAGATGATCCAGTGTGTCGTCTGTGAGGACTGGCTGCATGGCAGGGTGAGTCTGAGCAGGTGGAGCCAGGTGTCCTAGCCTCCTGTCTCCTCTCCCCTCTCctgtctcctctcctctcccgtCTCCTCTCCcgtctcctctctcctctcccgTCTCATCTCCTCTCCTGTCTCCTCTCCCGTCTCCTCTCCCctctcccctctcctctcctctcccgtCTCCTCTCCTGTCTCATCTCCTCTCCCNNNNNNNNNNNNNNNNNNNNNNNNNNNNNNNNNNNNNNNNNNNNNNNNNNNNNNNNNNNNNNNNNNNNNNNNNNNNNNNNNNNNNNNNNNNNNNNNNNNNNNNNNNNNNNNNNNNNNNNNNNNNNNNNNNNNNNNNNNNNNNNNNNNNNNNNNNNNNNNNNNNNNNNNNNNNNNNNNNNNNNNNNNNNNNNNNNNNNNNNNNNNNNNNNNNNNNNNNNNNNNNNNNNNNNNNNNNNNNNNNNNNNNNNNNNNNNNNNNNNNNNNNNNNNNNNNNNNNNNNNNNNNNNNNNNNNNNNNNNNNNNNNNNNNNNNNNNNNNNNNNNNNNNNNNNNNNNNNNNNNNNNNNNNNNNNNNNNNNNNNNNNNNNNNNNNNNNNNNNNNNNNNNNNNNNNNNNNNNNNNNNNNNNNNNNNNNNNNNNNNNNNNNNNNNNNNNNNNNNNNNNNNNNNNNNNNNNNNNNNNNNNNNNNNNNNNNNNNNNNNNNNNNNNNNNNNNNNNNNNNNNNNNNNNNNNNNNNNNNNNNNNNNNNNNNNNNNNNNNNNNNNNNNNNNNNNNNNNNNNNNNNNNNNNNNNNNNNNNNNNNNNNNNNNNNNNNNNNNNNNNNNNNNNNNNNNNNNNNNNNNNNNNNNNNNNNNNNNNNNNNNNNNNNNNNNNNNNNNNNNNNNNNNNNNNNNNNNNNNNNNNNNNNNNNNNNNNNNNNNNNNNNNNNNNNNNNNNNNNNNNNNNNNNNNNNNNNNNNNNNNNNNNNNNNNNNNNNNNNNNNNNNNNNNNNNNNNNNNNNNNNNNNNNNNNNNNNNNNNNNNNNNNNNNNNNNNNNNNNNNNNNNNNNNNNNNNNNNNNNNNNNNNNNNNNNNNNNNNNNNNNNNNNNNNNNNNNNNNNNNNNNNNNNNNNNNNNNNNNNNNNNNNNNNNNNNNNNNNNNNNNNNNNNNNNNNNNNNNNNNNNNNNNNNNNNNNNNNNNNNNNNNNNNNNNNNNNNNNNNNNNNNNNNNNNNNNNNNNNNNNNNNNNNNNNNNNNNNNNNNNNNNNNNNNNNNNNNNNNNNNNNNNNNNNNNNNNNNNNNNNNNNNNNNNNNNNNNNNNNNNNNNNNNNNNNNNNNNNNNNNNNNNNNNNNNNNNNNNNNNNNNNNNNNNNNNNNNNNNNNNNNNNNNNNNNNNNNNNNNNNNNNNNNNNNNNNNNNNNNNNNNNNNNNNNNNNNNNNNNNNNNNNNNNNNNNNNNNNNNNNNNNNNNNNNNNNNNNNNNNNNNNNNNNNNNNNNNNNNNNNNNNNNNNNNNNNNNNNNNNNNNNNNNNNNNNNNNNNNNNNNNNNNNNNNNNNNNNNNNNNNNNNNNNNNNNNNNNNNNNNNNNNNNNNNNNNNNNNNNNNNNNNNNNNNNNNNNNNNNNNNNNNNNNNNNNNNNNNNNNNNNNNNNNNNNNNNNNNNNNNNNNNNNNNNNNNNNNNNNNNNNNNNNNNNNNNNNNNNNNNNNNNNNNNNNNNNNNNNNNNNNNNNNNNNNNNNNNNNNNNNNNNNNNNNNNNNNNNNNNNNNNNNNNNNNNNNNNNNNNNNNNNNNNNNNNNNNNNNNNNNNNNNNNNNNNNNNNNNNNNNNNNNNNNNNNNNNNNNNNNNNNNNNNNNNNNNNNNNNNNNNNNNNNNNNNNNNNNNNNNNNNNNNNNNNNNNNNNNNNNNNNNNNNNNNNNNNNNNNNNNNNNNNNNNNNNNNNNNNNNNNNNNNNNNNNNNNNNNNNNNNNNNNNNNNNNNNNNNNNNNNNNNNNNNNNNNNNNNNNNNNNNNNNNNNNNNNNNNNNNNNNNNNNNNNNNNNNNNNNNNNNNNNNNNNNNNNNNNNNNNNNNNNNNNNNNNNNNNNNNNNNNNNNNNNNNNNNNNNNNNNNNNNNNNNNNNNNNNNNNNNNNNNNNNNNNNNNNNNNNNNNNNNNNNNNNNNNNNNNNNNNNNNNNNNNNNNNNNNNNNNNNNNNNNNNNNNNNNNNNNNNNNNNNNNNNNNNNNNNNNNNNNNNNNNNNNNNNNNNNNNNNNNNNNNNNNNNNNNNNNNNNNNNNNNNNNNNNNNNNNNNNNNNNNNNNNNNNNNNNNNNNNNNNNNNNNNNNNNNNNNNNNNNNNNNNNNNNNNNNNNNNNNNNNNNNNNNNNNNNNNNNNNNNNNNNNNNNNNNNNNNNNNNNNNNNNNNNNNNNNNNNNNNNNNNNNNNNNNNNNNNNNNNNNNNNNNNNNNNNNNNNNNNNNNNNNNNNNNNNNNNNNNNNNNNNNNNNNNNNNNNNNNNNNNNNNNNNNNNNNNNNNNNNNNNNNNNNNNNNNNNNNNNNNNNNNNNNNNNNNNNNNNNNNNNNNNNNNNNNNNNNNNNNNNNNNNNNNNNNNNNNNNNNNNNNNNNNNNNNNNNNNNNNNNNNNNNNNNNNNNNNNNNNNNNNNNNNNNNNNNNNNNNNNNNNNNNNNNNNNNNNNNNNNNNNNNNNNNNNNNNNNNNNNNNNNNNNNNNNNNNNNNNNNNNNNNNNNNNNNNNNNNNNNNNNNNNNNNNNNNNNNNNNNNNNNNNNNNNNNNNNNNNNNNNNNNNNNNNNNNNNNNNNNNNNNNNNNNNNNNNNNNNNNNNNNNNNNNNNNNNNNNNNNNNNNNNNNNNNNNNNNNNNNNNNNNNNNNNNNNNNNNNNNNNNNNNNNNNNNNNNNNNNNNNNNNNNNNNNNNNNNNNNNNNNNNNNNNNNNNNNNNNNNNNNNNNNNNNNNNNNNNNNNNNNNNNNNNNNNNNNNNNNNNNNNNNNNNNNNNNNNNNNNNNNNNNNNNNNNNNNNNNNNNNNNNNNNNNNNNNNNNNNNNNNNNNNNNNNNNNNNNNNNNNNNNNNNNNNNNNNNNNNNNNNNNNNNNNNNNNNNNNNNNNNNNNNNNNNNNNNNNNNNNNNNNNNNNNNNNNNNNNNNNNNNNNNNNNNNNNNNNNNNNNNNNNNNNNNNNNNNNNNNNNNNNNNNNNNNNNNNNNNNNNNNNNNNNNNNNNNNNNNNNNNNNNNNNNNNNNNNNNNNNNNNNNNNNNNNNNNNNNNNNNNNNNNNNNNNNNNNNNNNNNNNNNNNNNNNNNNNNNNNNNNNNNNNNNNNNNNNNNNNNNNNNNNNNNNNNNNNNNNNNNNNNNNNNNNNNNNNNNNNNNNNNNNNNNNNNNNNNNNNNNNNNNNNNNNNNNNNNNNNNNNNNNNNNNNNNNNNNNNNNNNNNNNNNNNNNNNNNNNNNNNNNNNNNNNNNNNNNNNNNNNNNNNNNNNNNNNNNNNNNNNNNNNNNNNNNNNNNNNNNNNNNNNNNNNNNNNNNNNNNNNNNNNNNNNNNNNNNNNNNNNNNNNNNNNNNNNNNNNNNNNNNNNNNNNNNNNNNNNNNNNNNNNNNNNNNNNNNNNNNNNNNNNNNNNNNNNNNNNNNNNNNNNNNNNNNNNNNNNNNNNNNNNNNNNNNNNNNNNNNNNNNNNNNNNNNNNNNNNNNNNNNNNNNNNNNNNNNNNNNNNNNNNNNNNNNNNNNNNNNNNNNNNNNNNNNNNNNNNNNNNNNNNNNNNNNNNNNNNNNNNNNNNNNNNNNNNNNNNNNNNNNNNNNNNNNNNNNNNNNNNNNNNNNNNNNNNNNNNNNNNNNNNNNNNTCTCCTCTCccgtctcctctcctctcccgtctcctctcctgtctcctctctcctctcccgTCTCATCTCCTCTCCTGTCTCCTCTCCCATCTCCTCTCctgtctcctctctcctctcctgtcTCATCTCCTCTGTCCTCTCCTCTCCCGTCTCATCTCCTCTCctgtctcctctcctctcccNNNNNCTCTCctgtctcctctctcctctcccgTCTCATCTCCTCTCCTGTCTCCTCTCCCATCTCCTCTTCCGTCTCCTCTCctgtctcctctcctctcccatCTCCTCTCCTGTCTCCTCTCCCCTCCTGTCTCATCTCCTCTCCCATCTCCTCTCCTGTCTCCTCTCCCCTCTCCCGTCTCATCTCCTCTCCTGTCTCCTCTCCCGTCTCCTCTCCCGTCTCCTGTCTCCTCTCCCATCTCCTCTCCTGTCTCCTATCTCCTCTCCCGTCTCATCTCCTCTCCTGTCTCCTCTCctgtctcctctctcctctcctgtctcctctcctctcccatCTCCTCTCCTGCCTCCTGCCTTGCAGCACCTGGGTTGTGCGGTTCCTGACTGTGTGGAGATGCAGGAGATGATCTGTGAGTCCTGCATGAaccaacatgtttttctctggGCCTACGCTGCTCACCTAGCAGGTAAGAGGTGGGTTTTCTAGCTGCAGGTGGGTGTTGGACGTGCCGCCTCACCTGTGTGGGACGTTGTCCTGTTAGTGCAGGGTCCAGCGCTCCAGACCAAGGAGGAGAAAGGAGAGCAGTCAGAGGCTGGTGTCCCTAAAAAGGAGGAGAAGGTGAGACGCCTGACTCACCTGGTCTGAGTAGGTCTCCATAGCAACCCTGATGACCAATCAAATGTTTCCAGGGCGAAGAGGTCGTCGAGCCCGGCTGTAAACGCAGCCGGCAGGAGGCGGAGCCAAGCTGCAGACTGAAGGCGCTGCAGGAAGCGGGTCAGAAGACGGACCAATCAGGAGCCGTGTTCTGGCCCTCAGGGTGGCGCTCCAGGCTCTGCTCCTGCTCCACCTGCCAGGTGTTCATCAGCTGCGCCCTGAAGGCTGACCTGACCCGACACCAGGCGCTAACCCTCCTGTGACCTTCTGACCAGGTGCAGCTGGCTGACGCCGGACTGTCCTTCCTGTTGGACGAAGCGGACACCGTCCTCGCCTACGAGAACAAAGGAAAGACCAACGAGCAGAGACAGCAGGGACACGACCCGCTGATGTCCGCGCTGGACAACCTGAACCGGGTCCAACAGCTCGAGATCATCCACGGTACCTAAAGTACACAACCAGTAGCACCAGTTAAACTGCAGACTCGGTTCCCAGAGCTGATGGTTTCCACCTTTCAGGCTACAACGACatgaaaactgaactgaaggACTTCCTGCAGACGTTTGCGGCTGAAGGAAAGGTGAGATTTCCTGTTCCTAATGAAGTGGCCAGGAACACAGCTGCACCTTTGGGTCGGGTCTTTAACTCGGTCCATGTGGTTCAGTGTTTCTGCCTCTTGTTCCGCTGACTCGGCTTTCTTGCGGCAGGTCGTGACCTCTGATGACATCCGTCAGTTCTTCGAGCAGCAGAGTCGTAAGAGGCGTCGATCCGATTCCGGACCGTTCTTCTCCTGATCGCTTCCCGGGAAAAActcaacttcttcttcttcagttttatgttttctgaattTGTTCTTTGGGATGTTTTTAAGCTGAATGTCTCTTAGTTtcatcttcatgttttcttacTTGTGAGAATAAAATTTACGCTGAGCAATAAAGCGTGATGTTGAGCTCATTGTTCAGGAACCCGGTCAGCTGCAGAAACCCGACCGGGTTCTGGAAGGAACCCAAACCCGGATGATCCTCCTGTCTGGTTCTGGAGCTGATCAGTGGGTCCAGGTCCAAACGTTTCACTGAATCCATGCAATAGTCACAAAACATCGGACTGTTCCTGATGGTGCTGAGAACCGAGTTCTGGATCCAGTCTGAACAGAACCGGccgtccagcagctgctggcgTGGCGGTCAGACGGTGACTTCCTGTCATCCGTCTGACGAAGAGCAGCGCTCCACCTGCGGCTCTGCTCCAACATCAAACCCCTGCAGCTCATCAAGGCTCTTTGTTCTGCAGATccaatcagagctgctgctctggTTCCTGTTATCACcgaccagaaccgacccggGACCCGCCGGCCGGCCAATCGGCTCCCAGCTggattctcctcctcctcttcctctgcctccaGCCCTCAGTCTGACTCCAACCGTCCAGCTGCTCACACCGACCAAACAGCTCGGCAGTGGCCAATCAGAGCACCAGGTGGGATCGGGTGAGGGTCGTCATGGCGATGCTATGCTCTGTCTTGAGGATGCTGGACAAGTCTTCAAGTTTGACTCGTCCAAAAGAAATCCTGAAGGAGACAAAGAGGACGATCTACGGCAAACCTCCTCGACACCGGGTCGGAGCTGCTGTGAGTAACTAACCAACTACTAACTAACTACTAACTAACCAACTAACTACTAACTGACCGACTGGTTAATAACTAATAACTCAGAAACTGACTGGAGTTGCTAAAACTGATGGATGGCTGATCCAGGCCTCTGATCAGTCGGTCTGCTTTCTGTTCACACTGATTCATTAACCCAGAACCGtgaagagaaaccagaaccagaacatttccTCCGGATCCAGGTGTGACGCTGATCTGTCCCAGAgtcggtccggtccggtccggtccgaaCGTTTCAGCAGCAGGTCGCTTCACATGAGGAAAcgatgaataaaaacattgatgaggGAGTTAATATGACTGGACCAGGCCGACAGCTGGGTTCCCTCTATCAGCTAAACTACAGGAACTCAGGGTTTCGgctgattttcagttttctggaagtttgttccagatttgtggcgtccagaagctgaaagctgcttctccgtgtttggtAATGGATGAACTGGAACCAGACTTTTatccaaacaaacagcagggGGCAGTCTGGTCCAAACAGCTGCTAGCCCAGCGCAGCGTTTAACATGCGGTGCGTTCAAGTGCAATAGGAAAAACTAACTGCTCACATCAAACAGGTGCTATAATGACTGATTTGGTGGAATTCGAAGTTTAATATAAAGTTATATTGTTACACGCAGACAATATCAATGATTTGACATTATTAATGATTTCATACCTAACATCCAGCAGCATCAGTATCTTTCCCACTACCGCCACCTTCTGGATGCATGAACTTTAACACGCTTCATGACAGCAACACGCTTCTCTACACAATTTCCCAGTAGTGGAGCTAATTTTTTCTTCAGTGCTTTAGCGTTTTTGctaactgaaaatgtttagtgCACTTAATTAAATAAGTTTAGCTAAGTGCTgatttacttggctgttttgtaaactttcaatTAAGGTTGACATCTGTGGCacagtgctttagcattagcttccactcaAAGCACAAaggtatttaacattttagcattagcttccactccAAAGCACAAaggtatttaacattttagcattagcttccagtCAGTGCTGTGTTGGTTTAGCGCTTCCTGACCTTGGTGGTTCTGAAAACATGCTTGGTTCCGTCTGGGTGacattttctgttctcttcCTGACAGCAAAGTTTCTTCGTCATGTCTGTGTTcgcggcggccatgttggccCCAGCAGCCTGGATCCTCTACCACCTGCCGGAGTACCGGGAGCGGGCCCAGCACGTCCCGCGGACCTGACCGTCCTCTTCCTGTTTAGTCAAACAGCTGAATTTTATTAACCTTTCATCTAGAATTAGTGTGTCCTGAAACCAGtcaggcttttattctgaaaaaacgGCGTTTCAGAAAACTCCAGCGCCTTCATGATACTGAATGTATTGTAAAGTTTGTCATGTCGTCATCAGCAGTTCATCTTTCCTGGCAAAACTCACCTGTcgtcttttcaaaataaaagcgttCTGTGATTTGGGTGTTATGTTTCCGCTCCcatgattctgtttgtttttttccatctgctggATTTACCAAGttaatcacttcctgtttaacaTCAGCGCTCCCACGGACACAGGAAGTCCtcctcatcatcttcatcacccgGTCCAGGAAATGAGGCCTGAGGTAAATAAACGAGTCGGGACGACACAGCCGTGTTTTCCTATCTTTGTGGGAACTTTCCATccacttccattcatttctacagtcTAACCAGAAATCACTGAACACCTCAGCCCGACCTGTGACCCCCGACCCAGAAACAGCATTTCCCATCAtggggaccaagaaaatgtccccacaaggaCATAAAAACTTGgtacacacagaaacacacacacgacCCGTCTGctgctggatcagaaccaaacagaacctcaaaaacagttttagttcactaatatttaattttctggtCAAATCATTGTTCcgtttgtatttatatttatatatgtaatgCTCCCAGCTGCTTGTAGAtccagtcctggttctggttctggttgaacCTGTACGGCTCTACATCCATGATGCCGATTGGTCCTCTGATTACCGTGGAGACGGTCCGGTTAGAGCCGGGCCGATGTCGGTTCCTGCAGGTTGCTTCCTCCCTGGTTCGGCCCGttctctctggttctggttctgaagtaGATAGCAGGTCTCAGAACTTTAACAGatccacatttaaatttttgatGAGATAAACGTGAAGCTTTGGGCTGAACCGGACCGCTGGCTGAGACCCGGTTGGCTCGAGTTGGTAACATCTGATTGTTTAGATGGAGAAATgatttctgaacatttcttcT is a genomic window of Poecilia reticulata strain Guanapo linkage group LG21, Guppy_female_1.0+MT, whole genome shotgun sequence containing:
- the ubr7 gene encoding putative E3 ubiquitin-protein ligase UBR7 isoform X1 produces the protein MQDAGRPGPTLDAPVLQGHTCQGSRMSEEQTVSLVDVLEEDEELEEEASAVLAGSDSDHCSYPQGYVKRQALYACNTCMPQGGEAAGVCLACSYTCHEGHDLFELYTKRNFRCDCGNRKFSELQCKLHPEKDNANTLNKYSHNFFGLYCTCRRPYPDPDDQVEDEMIQCVVCEDWLHGRHLGCAVPDCVEMQEMICESCMNQHVFLWAYAAHLAVQGPALQTKEEKGEQSEAGVPKKEEKGEEVVEPGCKRSRQEAEPSCRLKALQEAGQKTDQSGAVFWPSGWRSRLCSCSTCQVQLADAGLSFLLDEADTVLAYENKGKTNEQRQQGHDPLMSALDNLNRVQQLEIIHGYNDMKTELKDFLQTFAAEGKVVTSDDIRQFFEQQSRKRRRSDSGPFFS
- the ubr7 gene encoding putative E3 ubiquitin-protein ligase UBR7 isoform X2 — protein: MSEEQTVSLVDVLEEDEELEEEASAVLAGSDSDHCSYPQGYVKRQALYACNTCMPQGGEAAGVCLACSYTCHEGHDLFELYTKRNFRCDCGNRKFSELQCKLHPEKDNANTLNKYSHNFFGLYCTCRRPYPDPDDQVEDEMIQCVVCEDWLHGRHLGCAVPDCVEMQEMICESCMNQHVFLWAYAAHLAVQGPALQTKEEKGEQSEAGVPKKEEKGEEVVEPGCKRSRQEAEPSCRLKALQEAGQKTDQSGAVFWPSGWRSRLCSCSTCQVQLADAGLSFLLDEADTVLAYENKGKTNEQRQQGHDPLMSALDNLNRVQQLEIIHGYNDMKTELKDFLQTFAAEGKVVTSDDIRQFFEQQSRKRRRSDSGPFFS
- the LOC103457070 gene encoding cytochrome c oxidase subunit 8A, mitochondrial; protein product: MAMLCSVLRMLDKSSSLTRPKEILKETKRTIYGKPPRHRVGAAQSFFVMSVFAAAMLAPAAWILYHLPEYRERAQHVPRT